A genomic window from Mesorhizobium sp. CAU 1732 includes:
- a CDS encoding 2-hydroxyacid dehydrogenase, which yields MHKHAVERLNALFPTLNVKAADASLLSEDERGSVRGIASMTRIDAAFIDALPNLEIIASFGVGYDHVDAKHAGSKGVMVTNTPDVLTEEVADTAIGLLINAVRELPKAEAWLRAGKWASAGNYPLTRGTLRARSVGIFGMGRIGLAIARRVEAFGLPVSYHNRRKVDGLGYAYHDTLVGLAKSVDTLISVAPGGASTEKAVNAEVLAALGPTGVFVNIGRGTTVDEAALAKALSDGTIMAAGLDVFEKEPNVPDDLMQAPNASLLPHVGSASLHTRQAMADLVVDNLVSWFDEGKPLTAVPETVHVKNGKA from the coding sequence ATGCATAAGCATGCGGTTGAACGCCTCAATGCCTTGTTCCCGACACTGAATGTGAAGGCTGCCGATGCAAGCCTTCTTTCCGAGGACGAGCGTGGGAGCGTGCGCGGCATCGCTTCGATGACCCGGATCGACGCTGCCTTCATCGATGCCCTGCCCAATCTCGAAATCATCGCGAGCTTCGGTGTCGGCTACGACCATGTCGATGCGAAGCATGCAGGGTCCAAGGGCGTCATGGTGACGAATACGCCCGACGTCCTCACCGAGGAGGTCGCCGACACGGCGATCGGCCTGCTCATCAACGCCGTTCGCGAACTGCCGAAGGCGGAAGCGTGGCTGCGCGCGGGAAAATGGGCCAGCGCGGGCAATTACCCGCTGACACGCGGCACGTTGCGGGCGCGCTCGGTGGGCATCTTCGGCATGGGGCGCATCGGCCTGGCGATCGCGCGCCGTGTCGAGGCATTCGGTCTGCCGGTCAGTTATCACAACCGCCGCAAGGTCGACGGGCTCGGCTATGCCTATCACGACACGCTGGTCGGCCTTGCAAAAAGCGTCGATACGCTGATCTCGGTCGCGCCCGGCGGCGCGTCGACTGAGAAGGCGGTGAACGCCGAAGTGCTGGCGGCGCTCGGCCCGACAGGCGTGTTCGTCAATATCGGGCGTGGCACCACGGTCGATGAGGCGGCGCTGGCAAAGGCGCTTTCGGACGGCACGATCATGGCGGCCGGCCTCGACGTCTTCGAAAAGGAACCGAACGTCCCGGACGATCTCATGCAGGCGCCGAATGCGAGCCTGCTTCCGCATGTCGGCTCCGCGTCGCTCCATACGCGTCAGGCGATGGCCGATCTCGTCGTCGACAATCTCGTGTCGTGGTTCGACGAGGGCAAGCCGCTGACGGCGGTGCCGGAGACGGTGCACGTCAAGAACGGTAAGGCCTGA